In Plodia interpunctella isolate USDA-ARS_2022_Savannah chromosome 1, ilPloInte3.2, whole genome shotgun sequence, one DNA window encodes the following:
- the Art3 gene encoding protein arginine N-methyltransferase 1 — MSDVPDLSSDEENFEEDDWQEMETSNTMVRCLFCSEVLSTVELALKHCESVHNFNLNSLKVKFNMDCYSYIKLINYIKTHNPKSEELMNSSKPLWDDEKYMKPVDNEVDEWLMFDFDSLIDNPSSPKTYHANVENGLVTLSQAHFIELQRTIQALTEQLNESNTHLQLAKEDINKMQESMKALVDGGQTSNNGNGDNHIINCVSKVPLEDDEGYFNTYAHFGIHYDMLSDKVRTESYRDAILKNKDTIQDKVVLDLGCGTGILSMFCATAGAKRVYALDQSEVIYHAMDIIRENNLHHVIKTIKGRLENTNLEEKVDIIVSEWMGYFLLFEGMLDSVIYAREHCLKPGGLLLPNKCNISLVASGDVDTHKKLIEYWSDVYGYKMNCMKSEVVREASVDIVGSKHIISEACVVKEIDINTCNTDIMDFTSQFRLPITRDGSLTSLVGYFDTFFDLPHSVSFSTGPETTPTHWKQTVFYFKDCKSVKQGDVIEGTIICSRQKTDARALSVQINVFGKNHKYILS, encoded by the coding sequence ATGTCGGATGTGCCAGACCTAAGCAGCGATGAAGAAAACTTTGAAGAAGATGACTGGCAGGAGATGGAAACAAGTAACACAATGGTGAGATGTTTGTTTTGCTCCGAAGTCTTGTCCACTGTGGAATTAGCATTAAAACATTGCGAATCGGTTCACAACTTTAATTTGAAcagtttaaaagtaaaattcaaCATGGATTGTTATTCATACATTAAATTGATTAACTACATCAAAACACATAACCCTAAATCGGAGGAACTTATGAATTCTTCCAAACCTCTATGGGATGATGAAAAATACATGAAGCCCGTTGACAACGAAGTCGATGAGTGGTTGATGTTCGATTTTGACTCTCTAATTGATAATCCAAGCTCTCCCAAGACATACCATGCCAATGTAGAAAATGGCTTAGTGACTCTTTCCCAAGCCCACTTCATTGAACTACAAAGAACCATTCAAGCTTTGACAGAGCAGCTTAATGAGAGTAATACACACCTACAACTGGCAAAAGAGGATATAAACAAAATGCAGGAATCAATGAAAGCCCTTGTTGATGGCGGCCAGACGAGCAATAATGGTAATGGTGACaaccatattataaattgtgtttCTAAAGTGCCTTTAGAAGATGATGAAGGATACTTCAACACTTATGCTCACTTTGGTATTCACTATGATATGCTATCTGATAAAGTTCGCACAGAAAGTTATCGGGAtgcaatattgaaaaataaagacacAATACAAGATAAAGTTGTATTGGACCTTGGATGTGGAACGGGTATTCTTTCAATGTTTTGTGCTACAGCTGGAGCTAAGAGAGTGTATGCATTAGATCAGTCCGAAGTAATTTATCATGCAATGGATATAATCAGAGAAAACAACTTGCaccatgttataaaaacaattaaggGTCGGCTAGAGAATACTAATCTTGAAGAGAAGGTAGACATTATTGTATCTGAATGGATGGgatactttttgttatttgaaggAATGTTAGATAGTGTTATTTATGCAAGAGAGCACTGTTTAAAACCTGGTGGTTTGTTGCTgccaaataaatgtaatataagtTTGGTAGCAAGTGGAGATGTTGACACACATAAGAAGCTTATTGAGTACTGGTCAGATGTTTACGGGTACAAAATGAACTGTATGAAATCTGAAGTGGTAAGAGAAGCAAGCGTTGACATTGTAGGctcaaaacatataatatcaGAGGCCTGTGTGGTTAAGGAAATAGATATAAACACTTGTAATACGGACATCATGGACTTCACTTCTCAATTTAGGCTACCAATAACAAGAGATGGTTCTCTGACATCACTAGTTGGatattttgatacattttttgatttaCCGCATAGTGTGTCTTTCTCAACTGGACCTGAAACTACACCAACACATTGGAAACAAactgtcttttattttaaagattgtaAGTCTGTGAAACAGGGTGATGTCATTGAAGGAACTATTATATGCAGCAGACAGAAAACAGATGCTCGGGCTTTATCCGTTCAAATTAATGTGTTTGGCAAAAATCACAAGTACATTTTAAGTTAA
- the Oseg5 gene encoding intraflagellar transport protein 80 homolog isoform X2 — MVVTTFAEDFYPTSMHLFPKINLGGNKHQHDVILISTADGKFHIVNHNGRIEKSVNAHQGACLSAQWSPDGAGLLTAGEDGFVKVWSRNGLLRSTIVQSDAPCYSAIWSPESSAILYTKGNFLIIKQLNSNSKITKWKAHDGLILCVAWNANNNLILSGSEDGFSKIWDTFGQQISVSVKHDQPITSVSWSPAGDLFVIGSFNLIRLCNANGWSHCLERPATGSIYNIAWSSEGTQLAAACANGQVMFAHIIDREYTWKNYACTQTGRKVISIKDIITEQSDQLDYPDRVIQIALGFNHLVIATVKQCFIHKLSSWNTPVTFDLKEGTISMILLSERCLCVVERAGLSVYSYMGRLLASPRSGVRPDTLGRAAVSLGPDALAAIDQTDRKLIHVFDLPTGLIVRSSTDNTVTKMTHKMTVSTIALSQSGPINERQLALLDYNRDLYVVTVKDPKPKFMKLGSQILSIAWSNETELLVGLRANGVVAWCCPRAATQPDWLALTTLTKEISDLGRNPIVLCVEDGIVQVCRGNGSLLHVSLAAFPEKLLKHIAANMWNAALQLCRTVEDETLWACLAVLAWQHHQLAVAEEAFALIHQYQQVCYIQHLRNTIPEKLSTNGLKVN; from the exons ATGGTGGTAACCACTTTCGCCGAAGACTTTTATCCAACAAGTATGCACTtgtttccaaaaataaatctagGTGGGAATAAACATCAGCatgatgttattttaatatctacaGCCGATGGAAA atTTCATATAGTAAATCATAATGGAAGGATAGAAAAGAGTGTTAATGCTCATCAAGGTGCTTGTCTTAGTGCTCAGTGGAGTCCGGATGGAGCAGGTCTTCTAACAG ctGGTGAAGATGGGTTTGTAAAGGTGTGGTCAAGAAACGGGCTTTTAAGATCCACAATAGTTCAATCAGACGCACCATGTTATAGTGCCATATGGAGCCCTGAAAGCTCTGCCATACTGTACACTAAAGGAAATTTccttataattaaacaattgaATTCTAATTCTAAGATAACGAAA TGGAAAGCCCATGACGGTCTCATACTTTGCGTAGCATGGAatgcaaataataatcttattttgtCTGGTTCTGAAGATGGCTTTTCTAAG atttgGGATACATTTGGTCAGCAAATATCAGTAAGCGTCAAACATGACCAACCTATAACAAGTGTTAGTTGGTCTCCGGCAGGAGATCTTTTCGTCATCGGAAGCTTCAACTTAATACGATTGTGTAACGCTAATGGa TGGTCACATTGTCTCGAACGTCCAGCCACTGGGAGCATATACAATATTGCGTGGTCGTCAGAGGGAACACAACTAGCAGCTGCCTGTGCAAACGGCCAAGTCATGTTTGCTCATATTATAGACAG AGAATACACATGGAAGAACTATGCATGTACACAAACAGGTCGCAAAGTGATATCAATCAAAGACATTATAACTGAGCAAAGTGACCAACTTGACTATCCGGACAGAGTTATACAAATTGCCTTGGGTTTCAACCATCTCGTAATAGCTACAGTAAAACAGTGCTTTATACATAAGCTTAGCTCATGGAATACACCAGTCACTTTTGATCTGAAAGAAGGAACTATTAGTATGATTTTGCTTTCAGAAAG ATGCTTGTGCGTAGTTGAAAGGGCTGGTTTATCAGTTTACAGCTATATGGGTCGATTACTAGCGAGTCCTCGATCGGGGGTTCGTCCAGATACTTTAGGTCGTGCAGCTGTATCTCTTGGACCTGATGCTTTGGCTGCGATTGATCAAACTGATCGAAAAC TTATCCACGTATTTGATTTACCCACTGGGCTCATAGTCAGAAGCTCCACGGATAACACGGTAACAAAAATGACACATAAGATGACGGTCTCAACTATTGCCCTGAGTCAATCAGGACCAATCAATGAGAGACAGCTAGCGCTTCTGGATTACAATAGAGATTTGTATGTCGTCACTGTCAAAGATCCCAAACCTAAATTCATGAAACTCG gTTCTCAAATCTTAAGCATTGCCTGGAGCAATGAAACTGAACTTTTAGTAGGATTGAGGGCAAATGGAGTTGTAGCTTGGTGCTGTCCTCGTGCTGCCACTCAGCCAGACTGGCTTGCTTTAACTACTTTAACAAAGGAAATCTC AGATCTTGGCCGTAATCCTATCGTGTTATGTGTGGAAGATGGTATTGTACAAGTGTGTCGAGGCAATGGTTCTCTGTTACATGTTTCTTTGGCTGCTTTTCCCGAAAAGCTTTTGAAGCATATCGCAGCAAATATGTGGAATGCTGCTTTAcag TTATGCAGAACAGTTGAGGACGAGACATTATGGGCATGCTTAGCCGTATTGGCTTGGCAACATCATCAGCTTGCTGTAGCTGAAGAAGCGTTTGCCCTCATTCATCAGTATCAACAAGTGTGCTACATACAGCATCTCAGG AATACTATTCCTGAGAAATTATCAACAAACGGATTAAAAGTAAACTAA
- the Oseg5 gene encoding intraflagellar transport protein 80 homolog isoform X1 translates to MKLKISSFKEPKHVGVVVCVNWNNTEDVFSCGDDHKLLKWNLVNSECMVVTTFAEDFYPTSMHLFPKINLGGNKHQHDVILISTADGKFHIVNHNGRIEKSVNAHQGACLSAQWSPDGAGLLTAGEDGFVKVWSRNGLLRSTIVQSDAPCYSAIWSPESSAILYTKGNFLIIKQLNSNSKITKWKAHDGLILCVAWNANNNLILSGSEDGFSKIWDTFGQQISVSVKHDQPITSVSWSPAGDLFVIGSFNLIRLCNANGWSHCLERPATGSIYNIAWSSEGTQLAAACANGQVMFAHIIDREYTWKNYACTQTGRKVISIKDIITEQSDQLDYPDRVIQIALGFNHLVIATVKQCFIHKLSSWNTPVTFDLKEGTISMILLSERCLCVVERAGLSVYSYMGRLLASPRSGVRPDTLGRAAVSLGPDALAAIDQTDRKLIHVFDLPTGLIVRSSTDNTVTKMTHKMTVSTIALSQSGPINERQLALLDYNRDLYVVTVKDPKPKFMKLGSQILSIAWSNETELLVGLRANGVVAWCCPRAATQPDWLALTTLTKEISDLGRNPIVLCVEDGIVQVCRGNGSLLHVSLAAFPEKLLKHIAANMWNAALQLCRTVEDETLWACLAVLAWQHHQLAVAEEAFALIHQYQQVCYIQHLRNTIPEKLSTNGLKVN, encoded by the exons atgaaattgaaaatatcttCATTCAAAGAACCAAAACACGTCGGAGTAGTAGTTTGCGTCAATTGGAATAATACAGAAGATGTATTTTCTTGTGG CGATGACCACAAGCTGCTGAAATGGAATTTAGTAAATAGCGAATGTATGGTGGTAACCACTTTCGCCGAAGACTTTTATCCAACAAGTATGCACTtgtttccaaaaataaatctagGTGGGAATAAACATCAGCatgatgttattttaatatctacaGCCGATGGAAA atTTCATATAGTAAATCATAATGGAAGGATAGAAAAGAGTGTTAATGCTCATCAAGGTGCTTGTCTTAGTGCTCAGTGGAGTCCGGATGGAGCAGGTCTTCTAACAG ctGGTGAAGATGGGTTTGTAAAGGTGTGGTCAAGAAACGGGCTTTTAAGATCCACAATAGTTCAATCAGACGCACCATGTTATAGTGCCATATGGAGCCCTGAAAGCTCTGCCATACTGTACACTAAAGGAAATTTccttataattaaacaattgaATTCTAATTCTAAGATAACGAAA TGGAAAGCCCATGACGGTCTCATACTTTGCGTAGCATGGAatgcaaataataatcttattttgtCTGGTTCTGAAGATGGCTTTTCTAAG atttgGGATACATTTGGTCAGCAAATATCAGTAAGCGTCAAACATGACCAACCTATAACAAGTGTTAGTTGGTCTCCGGCAGGAGATCTTTTCGTCATCGGAAGCTTCAACTTAATACGATTGTGTAACGCTAATGGa TGGTCACATTGTCTCGAACGTCCAGCCACTGGGAGCATATACAATATTGCGTGGTCGTCAGAGGGAACACAACTAGCAGCTGCCTGTGCAAACGGCCAAGTCATGTTTGCTCATATTATAGACAG AGAATACACATGGAAGAACTATGCATGTACACAAACAGGTCGCAAAGTGATATCAATCAAAGACATTATAACTGAGCAAAGTGACCAACTTGACTATCCGGACAGAGTTATACAAATTGCCTTGGGTTTCAACCATCTCGTAATAGCTACAGTAAAACAGTGCTTTATACATAAGCTTAGCTCATGGAATACACCAGTCACTTTTGATCTGAAAGAAGGAACTATTAGTATGATTTTGCTTTCAGAAAG ATGCTTGTGCGTAGTTGAAAGGGCTGGTTTATCAGTTTACAGCTATATGGGTCGATTACTAGCGAGTCCTCGATCGGGGGTTCGTCCAGATACTTTAGGTCGTGCAGCTGTATCTCTTGGACCTGATGCTTTGGCTGCGATTGATCAAACTGATCGAAAAC TTATCCACGTATTTGATTTACCCACTGGGCTCATAGTCAGAAGCTCCACGGATAACACGGTAACAAAAATGACACATAAGATGACGGTCTCAACTATTGCCCTGAGTCAATCAGGACCAATCAATGAGAGACAGCTAGCGCTTCTGGATTACAATAGAGATTTGTATGTCGTCACTGTCAAAGATCCCAAACCTAAATTCATGAAACTCG gTTCTCAAATCTTAAGCATTGCCTGGAGCAATGAAACTGAACTTTTAGTAGGATTGAGGGCAAATGGAGTTGTAGCTTGGTGCTGTCCTCGTGCTGCCACTCAGCCAGACTGGCTTGCTTTAACTACTTTAACAAAGGAAATCTC AGATCTTGGCCGTAATCCTATCGTGTTATGTGTGGAAGATGGTATTGTACAAGTGTGTCGAGGCAATGGTTCTCTGTTACATGTTTCTTTGGCTGCTTTTCCCGAAAAGCTTTTGAAGCATATCGCAGCAAATATGTGGAATGCTGCTTTAcag TTATGCAGAACAGTTGAGGACGAGACATTATGGGCATGCTTAGCCGTATTGGCTTGGCAACATCATCAGCTTGCTGTAGCTGAAGAAGCGTTTGCCCTCATTCATCAGTATCAACAAGTGTGCTACATACAGCATCTCAGG AATACTATTCCTGAGAAATTATCAACAAACGGATTAAAAGTAAACTAA